A genomic window from Anticarsia gemmatalis isolate Benzon Research Colony breed Stoneville strain chromosome 24, ilAntGemm2 primary, whole genome shotgun sequence includes:
- the LOC142983598 gene encoding uncharacterized protein LOC142983598 — MKRGVGVLCFISIYVTVTLAARSPQEIRTRRTQGAPNRTTPLWLRRGSPNQQTNEPIYSYIDHGSYKRSHNNNNRLGNRNINTRRQYHSNQNANTDINNKINKNINKQAKTTKQNNNNKDKETLHNINTANRPSHTGKNIKIIHEQGPSHQTAHPVDIKLGEILKETFAKRPKVPVKEAKPDPHLDEVVKKVKESPHFETERKMIEEQVLQDLNMVTIPEYGLVERQILGLS, encoded by the exons ATGAAAAGAGGCGTTGGAGTCCtttgttttatatctatttacgttacag TGACTTTAGCAGCTCGTTCGCCCCAAGAAATAAGAACTCGTCGTACACAGGGTGCTCCGAACAGAACCACTCCGCTCTGGCTGAGGAGAGGGTCGCCAAACCAACAGACTAATGAACCGATATACTCGTATATTGACCATGGATCTTATAAGAGATCACATAA CAACAACAATCGTTTGGGAAACCGTAACATTAACACAAGAAGGCAATACCATTCAAATCAAAACGCAAACACAGacatcaataacaaaataaataaaaacattaacaaacaagcaaaaacaacaaaacaaaataacaacaataaagataaagaaacacttcataatataaatacagcCAACAGACCTTCACATActggtaaaaatataaaaataatacacgaacagggCCCATCTCACCAGACTGCACATCCTGTGGATATAAAATTAGGGGAGATTTTAAAAGAGACTTTTGCCAAACGACCTAAAGTACCAGTGAAAGAGGCCAAGCCTGACCCACATTTGGATGAAGTAGTGAAAAAAGTGAAGGAGTCACCACATTTCGAGACTGAGAGGAAAATGATTGAAGAACAGGTGCTCCAAGATCTTAATATGGTGACCATTCCAGAATATGGACTTGTTGAACGACAGATCTTGGGTCTGTCGTAG